Proteins encoded together in one Microtus ochrogaster isolate Prairie Vole_2 unplaced genomic scaffold, MicOch1.0 UNK70, whole genome shotgun sequence window:
- the Gpr161 gene encoding G-protein coupled receptor 161: MSLNSSLNYRKELSNLTAAEEGGEGGVVAEFVAIIIITVFVCLGNLVIVVTLYKKSYLLTLSNKFVFSLTLSNFLLSVLVLPFVVTSSIRREWIFGVVWCNFSALLYLLISSASMLTLGVIAIDRYYAVLYPMVYPMKITGNRAVMALVYIWLHSLIGCLPPLFGWSSVEFDEFKWMCVAAWHREPGYTVFWQIWCALVPFLIMLVCYGFIFRVARVKARKVHCGSVVIVEEDTQRSGRKNSSTSTSSSGSRRNAFQGVVYSANQCKALITILVVLGAFMITWGPYMVVITSEALWGKNYVSPALETWATWLSFTSAICHPLIYGLWNKTVRKELLGMCFGDRYYREPFVQRQRTSRLFSISNRITDLGLSPHLTALMAGGQSLGHSSSTGDTGFSYSQDSGTDVMLLEDHASDDNPAPHCTCPPKRRSSVTFEDEVEQIKEAAKNSVLHVKAEVHKSLDSYAASLAKAIEAEAKINLFGEEALPGVLFTARTVPGASFGGSRGSRPLLNQRLQLQSIEEGDILAAEQR; this comes from the exons AGTCACTTTGTACAAGAAGTCCTACCTCCTGACCCTCAGCAACAAGTTTGTCTTCAGCCTGACCCTGTCCAACTTCCTGCTGTCCGTGCTGGTGCTGCCGTTCGTGGTGACTAGCTCCATCCGAAGGGAATGGATCTTTGGCGTCGTCTGGTGCAACTTCTCGGCTCTTCTCTACCTTCTGATCAGCTCGGCCAGCATGCTCACTCTCGGGGTCATTGCCATCGACCG CTATTATGCTGTTCTGTATCCAATGGTGTACCCCATGAAGATCACAGGGAACCGAGCCGTGATGGCACTCGTCTACATCTGGCTTCACTCCCTCATTGGCTGCCTGCCACCGCTCTTTGGTTGGTCCTCGGTGGAGTTTGATGAGTTCAAGTGGATGTGTGTGGCTGCGTGGCACCGGGAGCCTGGCTACACCGTCTTCTGGCAGATCTGGTGCGCCCTGGTCCCCTTTCTCATCATGCTCGTGTGCTATGGCTTCATCTTCCGTGTGGCCAGGGTCAAGGCCCGAAAAGTGCACTGTGGCTCGGTGGTCATCGTGGAGGAGGATAcgcagaggagtgggaggaagaattCCAGCACCTCCACTTCCTCCTCGGGCAGCAGGAGGAACGCTTTTCAAGGCGTGGTCTACTCCGCTAACCAGTGCAAAGCCCTCATCACCATTCTGGTGGTTCTGGGAGCCTTCATGATCACCTGGGGCCCCTACATGGTTGTCATTACCTCAGAGGCACTCTGGGGGAAGAACTacgtctccccagccctggagacTTGGGCCACGTGGCTGTCCTTCACCAGTGCCATCTGCCACCCTCTCATCTATGGGCTCTGGAACAAGACAGTGCGCAAAGAGCTCCTGGGCATGTGCTTTGGGGACCGTTACTACCGGGAGCCATTTGTGCAGCGACAGAGGACCTCCAGGCTCTTCAGCATTTCCAACAGGATCACAG ACTTGGGCCTGTCCCCACACCTCACGGCTCTCATGGCAGGCGGACAGTCCCTGGGGCACAGCAGCAGCACCGGTGACACTGGCTTCAGCTACTCCCAGGATTCAG GGACGGATGTGATGTTGCTGGAAGACCATGCGTCTGACGACAACCCTGCCCCCCACTGCACCTGCCCACCCAAGAGAAGGAGCTCCGTGACATTTGAGGACGAAGTAGAACAGATCAAAG AAGCTGCCAAGAACTCTGTTCTCCATGTGAAGGCTGAAGTCCACAAATCCTTGGACAGTTATGCAGCCAGCTTGGCTAAAGCCATTGAAGCCGAGGCCAAAATCAACTTATTTGGGGAGGAGGCTTTGCCAGGGGTCCTGTTCACAGCACGGACTGTCCCAGGGGCTAGCTTTGGGGGGAGTCGAGGCAGCAGGCCTCTTTTGAATCAGAGGCTACAACTGCAGAGCATTGAGGAAGGGGACATCTTAGCTGCAGAACAGAGATGA